A genome region from Pleurocapsa minor HA4230-MV1 includes the following:
- a CDS encoding methyltransferase, whose amino-acid sequence MRALASVGVFAESESGDFSLTPIAQGLRSDIPGSMRDSILLGGGEYYQAWGNLLHSLETGENGFEQEYGMPVFDYYGQNAESGEVFDRAMKNISGAIKPAIVNGYDFSGITKLVDVGGGNGSLIAAILKANPQLQGILFDQPSAIATAKSVLEADGVSDRTEIIGGNFFESVPSGADAYFLKYVLHNWDDQEAIAILHNCHRAMSEDGRLLIVEQVIPPGNEPFSGKLIDLHMLVTLGGRERTAAEYQSLFEAAGFSLNKIIPTRSNVSIIEGMRM is encoded by the coding sequence ATGCGCGCCCTAGCTAGTGTGGGAGTTTTCGCCGAATCAGAATCTGGAGACTTTAGTTTAACTCCCATCGCTCAAGGACTCCGTAGCGATATTCCTGGCTCAATGAGGGACTCGATTTTGCTGGGAGGAGGGGAATATTATCAAGCTTGGGGGAACTTACTTCATAGCCTGGAAACTGGTGAGAACGGATTTGAGCAAGAATATGGAATGCCTGTTTTTGACTACTATGGTCAGAATGCCGAATCGGGTGAAGTATTTGATCGCGCCATGAAAAATATTTCTGGAGCAATTAAACCTGCAATTGTTAACGGCTATGATTTTTCGGGAATTACCAAGTTAGTCGATGTTGGTGGTGGTAACGGCAGTCTAATTGCCGCAATCTTGAAAGCTAATCCCCAACTTCAGGGTATCCTATTCGATCAACCTAGTGCGATCGCCACTGCTAAATCAGTATTAGAGGCTGATGGGGTAAGCGATCGCACGGAGATAATTGGGGGTAATTTCTTCGAGTCCGTGCCTAGTGGTGCAGATGCTTACTTTTTAAAATACGTGCTGCATAATTGGGATGACCAAGAGGCGATCGCTATTCTCCATAACTGTCATCGTGCCATGTCAGAAGACGGCAGGCTATTAATTGTAGAACAGGTCATTCCCCCTGGTAACGAGCCATTTTCAGGCAAGTTAATCGATCTACATATGCTAGTAACGTTGGGTGGCCGTGAGCGTACCGCAGCAGAATATCAATCGTTATTTGAAGCTGCTGGCTTTAGCTTGAATAAAATTATTCCTACTCGCTCCAACGTCAGCATTATTGAAGGTATGCGGATGTAA
- a CDS encoding tyrosine-type recombinase/integrase, which translates to MFAKFLQLEVGDGAASSDTIRSYLSVTKQYLEWCRDNLLSPVEAEPEDIKLYRQHLVESGYANSTIATKLNIVRIFYKAAQAYGLITSNPAAKVKAPKDRKDPAARITFMEAEELKFLLDYIQSQLNEAKTNKQKLVLLRDRVLVGIMSLEGCRTVEMHQLKVSDIVRQGIKTGLQVSAKRASRIVPLTDNLALWLDEYLQMRRKVLRRKIKPEDFVFVSLSNNSKNQQLSRRSIRAIIDRYLVECNLKHTDGRTLSAHSLRHTAGTLALRTGSDLRQVQDLLGHADPRTTSIYAHVGDRWEHNPGAAVEEKLDLS; encoded by the coding sequence ATATTTGCCAAGTTTCTTCAACTGGAAGTAGGAGATGGTGCAGCGTCCTCTGATACCATACGTTCGTATCTATCCGTAACCAAACAGTATTTGGAATGGTGCCGAGATAATTTACTCTCACCTGTGGAGGCAGAACCAGAGGATATCAAGCTCTACCGTCAACATCTGGTAGAGTCGGGATATGCTAACTCGACAATTGCCACTAAGCTTAATATCGTCAGAATTTTCTATAAAGCAGCACAGGCTTATGGATTAATTACCAGTAATCCCGCAGCCAAAGTTAAAGCACCTAAAGATAGGAAAGACCCTGCTGCCAGAATTACCTTTATGGAGGCAGAGGAATTAAAGTTTTTACTTGACTATATTCAATCTCAACTGAACGAAGCCAAAACTAATAAACAAAAATTGGTATTGCTGCGCGATCGCGTCTTGGTTGGCATTATGAGTTTAGAAGGATGCAGGACGGTAGAGATGCACCAGCTTAAAGTGTCAGATATTGTTAGGCAAGGCATTAAAACTGGACTACAGGTATCAGCGAAAAGAGCCAGTAGAATCGTGCCATTAACCGATAACCTAGCCCTTTGGCTGGATGAATATCTTCAAATGAGAAGGAAAGTTTTGAGACGAAAGATAAAACCTGAAGATTTTGTCTTCGTCTCTCTAAGCAATAACAGCAAGAACCAGCAGCTATCGAGACGCAGCATTAGAGCGATAATCGATCGCTATTTAGTTGAATGTAATTTGAAGCATACAGATGGACGGACTCTCTCGGCTCATAGCCTCAGACATACTGCTGGTACGTTGGCGTTGAGAACTGGTTCGGACTTGAGACAGGTGCAGGATTTGCTGGGTCATGCCGATCCCAGGACTACTTCCATCTATGCTCACGTCGGCGATCGCTGGGAACATAATCCAGGCGCAGCGGTAGAAGAAAAGCTCGATCTGTCTTAA
- a CDS encoding TolC family protein, with translation MSLSRKLIIIGVGVGISFSQLESVFAQSKSPSEADSQEQQQKNNSLQLPTSPNQVKIQQVRSLSLKQALELAAQNNRDLQIAALTLERSRSALQQAQAALLPTFGVNGELRQVGDQERPGDIIFEPESASPTFLSGTVEANYNLFTLGKRSAQINAAQEQVKFEQLELTRIRQQTRLDVANAYYDLQEADEQVKINQAAVENARIGLRDAQLLEEGGTGSKLDTIRASVQLKNAEQDLTQAQTDRDLATDKLTRILGLPETIDVAAAEPVQTAGQWNRSLEESIILAFQNRAELKQQSIQRNISSQQRQIALAEVRPTVSLFANYQALSELSNKDADGYAAGARVAWNFFDGGTASAAAKQEDANVRIAETLFADTRSQIRWEIEQAYKNLMANAKNIETATAALEQAQEALELISFGYRRGATTQLEVNTAQNELTNAAGNRVKAILNYNRSLTSLKRAINDL, from the coding sequence ATGTCTTTGTCTCGAAAGTTAATTATTATAGGTGTTGGTGTAGGAATTAGTTTTAGTCAATTAGAATCAGTTTTTGCTCAAAGCAAATCTCCTTCGGAAGCTGACTCTCAAGAACAGCAGCAGAAAAATAATTCTCTACAACTTCCGACTTCCCCTAATCAGGTAAAAATTCAACAAGTGCGATCGCTTAGTCTCAAACAAGCACTAGAACTAGCAGCACAAAATAATCGAGATTTACAGATTGCTGCCTTAACCTTGGAGCGATCGCGTTCGGCTCTACAACAAGCTCAAGCAGCTTTACTGCCAACTTTCGGAGTAAACGGAGAACTCAGACAGGTTGGCGACCAAGAAAGACCTGGAGACATAATTTTCGAGCCAGAATCTGCTTCCCCTACTTTTTTGAGCGGTACAGTAGAAGCTAATTACAACCTGTTTACTTTGGGCAAGCGATCGGCACAAATTAATGCTGCTCAGGAACAAGTAAAATTCGAGCAGTTAGAATTAACAAGAATTCGCCAACAAACTAGACTAGACGTTGCCAACGCCTATTACGATTTGCAGGAAGCCGACGAACAAGTAAAAATCAACCAAGCTGCTGTGGAAAACGCTCGAATCGGTCTGCGTGATGCCCAATTGTTAGAAGAAGGAGGAACGGGAAGTAAACTAGATACGATTAGGGCTTCAGTGCAGTTGAAAAATGCCGAACAAGACTTAACTCAAGCTCAAACCGATCGAGATTTAGCCACCGATAAGCTAACCAGAATTTTAGGTTTGCCTGAAACAATTGATGTTGCTGCTGCCGAGCCAGTACAAACAGCAGGTCAATGGAATCGCTCTTTAGAAGAAAGTATTATTCTAGCTTTTCAAAATCGAGCAGAATTAAAACAGCAGTCAATACAGCGCAATATTAGCTCTCAACAACGACAAATAGCTTTAGCTGAGGTCAGACCAACTGTGAGTTTATTTGCCAATTATCAAGCATTAAGCGAACTAAGTAATAAAGATGCAGATGGCTATGCAGCAGGGGCTAGAGTCGCCTGGAATTTCTTTGATGGTGGAACGGCATCAGCAGCAGCAAAACAGGAAGATGCTAACGTTAGGATTGCCGAAACTCTCTTTGCCGATACCCGTAGCCAAATTCGTTGGGAAATCGAACAAGCTTACAAAAATCTGATGGCGAATGCTAAGAATATTGAAACGGCAACTGCTGCTCTAGAACAAGCACAAGAAGCACTGGAGTTAATTAGCTTTGGCTATCGTCGAGGTGCAACTACTCAATTAGAAGTAAACACAGCACAAAATGAATTGACCAACGCTGCTGGCAATAGAGTAAAAGCAATTTTGAACTACAATCGCTCTTTGACCTCGCTAAAAAGAGCAATTAACGATTTATAG
- a CDS encoding efflux RND transporter permease subunit, whose translation MLNSILKWSIIQRWLVVIGAIVVTIWSSYNLTKMPLDVFPDFAPPQVEIQTEAPGLAPEEVESLITLPIESTVNGTPGVETVRSSSAVGISVVKVIFKWGTNIYQARQLVTERLQQIVQKLPEGVENPQISPISSPIGTVVQYAFTAQTTPLMEVRRLIDRDVTNRLLAIPGISQIIAYGGDVRQYQVLVDPAKLKAFNITLDEVTTAARGANVNAAGGFLINPDQEIIIRGMGRIESIEQLVNSAITARNGTPVLLKDIADVKIGAALKRGDGSLNGQSAIVVMINKQPQYDTPTVTREIEMAIEEVKAGLPKDVTVTETFRQENFIEFAIENVTGSLRDGIIIVSIILLLFLMNWRTAIITLSAIPLSVLIGMLILSWFGQGINTMTLGGLAVAIGSVVDDSIVDMENAYRGLRKNQLAENPVHPFQVVYDTSVEVRVSVIFSTVIIAVVFAPIFSLTGVEGRIFAPMGVAYLVSIFASTLVAMTLSPALCAILLTKRPLPSDDTWVSALSQRIYRPLLNFATRSPNIILVVAGASLVASLAILPSLGRVFLPEFEEPSLVNTMLLYPGSSLEATNQAGIVMQDALKEDKRFKTVQLRAGRASGDADAGGVNLGHLDVELSEEGLKDREGSIDKLREEFARIPGVAPNIGGFISHRMDEVLSGVRSAIAIKVFGPDLKELRRLGSEVEETVQDIEGLVDLQLEPQVPIKQVQIQFNREAAARYGLSVGNLAEMVETALNGTVVSQVLQEQQLFDLVVWLREEARNNLDVIRNLLIDTPTGQKIPLAQVANIDYGTGPNTINRENVSRLIVVSANVSGRDLGSVVDEIQERVGQSVQLPTGYFIQYGGQFESEQRASQNLLIYGGLALIVIAVLMYFAVKSLGAMLMIMINLPLALVGGIFSIAIGGGIISVASLVGFITLFGVATRNGLLLVDNYNNKLAGGMPLRQVIFEGSMERLVAILMTALTSALGMIPLVIGTGAGKEILRPLAVVVLGGLVTSTALTLLVLPALYAKFGKFLIPKPNTSVVEDGKVISEVIKI comes from the coding sequence ATGCTCAACTCTATTCTCAAATGGTCGATAATCCAACGCTGGCTGGTAGTTATAGGAGCCATTGTCGTCACAATCTGGAGTTCGTATAATCTCACCAAAATGCCTTTAGATGTCTTTCCTGACTTTGCCCCTCCACAGGTAGAAATCCAAACAGAAGCCCCAGGACTCGCTCCTGAAGAGGTTGAATCGCTAATTACTCTGCCGATTGAAAGTACGGTCAATGGTACGCCTGGCGTAGAAACAGTGCGTTCTTCTTCTGCGGTGGGCATCTCCGTGGTCAAAGTAATCTTCAAGTGGGGGACAAATATTTATCAAGCACGTCAGTTGGTAACGGAGCGATTGCAACAGATAGTGCAAAAATTACCAGAAGGCGTTGAAAATCCGCAAATTTCCCCTATTTCTTCTCCGATTGGTACAGTCGTTCAGTACGCCTTCACGGCTCAAACGACTCCACTCATGGAGGTGCGACGCTTAATTGATCGCGATGTAACTAATCGATTGCTAGCTATACCAGGGATTTCTCAAATCATTGCCTATGGGGGAGATGTGCGCCAATATCAGGTATTGGTCGATCCAGCTAAGTTAAAAGCTTTTAATATTACCTTAGATGAAGTAACCACAGCAGCTAGAGGAGCTAATGTTAATGCAGCAGGCGGTTTTTTGATTAATCCCGACCAAGAAATTATTATTCGTGGCATGGGACGCATTGAGTCAATCGAGCAATTGGTAAATTCGGCGATAACCGCTCGTAATGGCACACCCGTGTTACTTAAAGATATAGCAGACGTGAAAATTGGAGCTGCTTTGAAGCGTGGGGATGGCAGTTTAAATGGTCAGTCAGCTATTGTTGTGATGATTAATAAACAACCTCAATACGATACTCCTACCGTTACCAGAGAGATTGAAATGGCGATAGAAGAGGTCAAAGCTGGACTACCCAAAGATGTAACAGTAACGGAAACTTTTCGTCAGGAAAATTTTATTGAATTTGCAATCGAAAACGTTACTGGTTCTCTGCGTGACGGAATTATTATTGTTTCGATTATCCTATTATTATTTTTGATGAACTGGCGCACTGCCATTATTACCCTCAGCGCAATTCCTTTATCGGTTTTGATTGGAATGCTGATTTTAAGCTGGTTCGGTCAGGGAATTAATACTATGACTTTAGGTGGTTTAGCAGTGGCAATTGGTTCGGTAGTAGATGACTCGATTGTCGATATGGAAAATGCTTATCGAGGTTTGCGAAAGAATCAGTTGGCAGAAAATCCCGTGCATCCTTTTCAAGTGGTTTACGACACCTCAGTAGAAGTACGAGTCAGCGTTATTTTTTCCACAGTCATTATTGCGGTTGTCTTTGCACCTATTTTTTCGCTGACGGGAGTAGAAGGTCGCATTTTTGCGCCGATGGGTGTTGCTTACTTAGTATCAATTTTTGCTTCTACCCTGGTGGCAATGACCCTATCTCCAGCACTGTGCGCGATTTTGCTAACCAAGCGACCTTTGCCATCGGATGATACTTGGGTTAGTGCTTTATCGCAACGAATTTATCGACCTCTGCTTAATTTTGCTACCCGTTCCCCCAACATTATTTTAGTAGTAGCAGGAGCTTCTTTAGTCGCTTCTTTGGCAATTCTGCCAAGTTTAGGACGGGTATTTTTACCAGAATTTGAAGAACCATCATTGGTGAATACGATGCTGCTTTATCCAGGAAGTTCTTTGGAAGCGACAAATCAGGCTGGAATAGTAATGCAGGATGCCCTCAAAGAAGATAAGCGATTCAAAACTGTACAGCTAAGGGCTGGACGCGCCTCAGGGGATGCTGATGCAGGCGGAGTCAACCTGGGTCATTTAGATGTAGAATTGAGCGAAGAGGGATTGAAAGATAGAGAAGGGAGTATTGACAAGTTACGAGAGGAATTTGCGAGAATTCCTGGAGTCGCTCCTAACATTGGCGGATTTATTTCCCACCGCATGGATGAAGTATTGTCTGGAGTCAGAAGTGCGATCGCAATTAAAGTTTTTGGTCCTGATTTGAAAGAATTACGTCGTTTGGGTTCTGAGGTAGAAGAAACTGTACAAGATATTGAGGGGCTGGTAGATTTACAACTTGAACCCCAAGTACCTATCAAACAGGTACAAATTCAATTTAACCGAGAAGCAGCTGCACGCTACGGATTAAGCGTCGGTAATCTAGCTGAGATGGTGGAAACAGCACTCAATGGAACAGTCGTCTCTCAAGTTCTCCAAGAACAGCAATTGTTTGACTTGGTGGTTTGGTTGCGTGAAGAAGCTCGCAACAACTTAGACGTAATCCGTAATTTATTAATCGATACACCTACAGGTCAAAAAATTCCCCTCGCTCAAGTTGCCAACATTGATTATGGAACGGGACCTAACACAATTAATCGAGAAAATGTTTCTCGTTTAATCGTTGTTTCTGCCAATGTATCGGGTCGAGACTTAGGTTCAGTCGTAGACGAAATTCAAGAGCGTGTAGGTCAGTCGGTGCAGTTGCCTACAGGCTATTTTATTCAATACGGCGGTCAATTTGAATCGGAACAACGAGCAAGTCAGAATTTATTAATCTATGGGGGACTAGCACTTATCGTAATCGCAGTTTTAATGTATTTCGCTGTAAAATCTTTGGGAGCTATGCTGATGATTATGATTAACCTGCCTCTGGCATTAGTAGGAGGGATATTTTCTATTGCCATAGGAGGAGGAATAATATCTGTAGCCTCGCTAGTGGGATTTATTACTTTATTCGGAGTGGCAACACGCAACGGATTGCTGCTGGTGGATAACTATAACAATAAACTAGCAGGGGGAATGCCTTTACGGCAGGTCATTTTTGAGGGTTCTATGGAACGTTTAGTAGCTATTTTGATGACAGCGTTGACTTCTGCTTTGGGAATGATTCCGTTGGTTATCGGCACGGGTGCGGGAAAAGAAATTTTGCGACCTCTAGCTGTCGTGGTACTGGGAGGGTTGGTTACTTCTACTGCATTAACTTTGTTAGTCTTACCCGCCTTGTACGCTAAGTTTGGCAAGTTCTTGATACCCAAGCCGAATACGTCGGTCGTTGAGGATGGTAAGGTAATTTCGGAGGTAATTAAAATCTAA
- a CDS encoding IS630 family transposase, giving the protein MSGVPKIEIIESVEELKLLMKQQKTSLGYAKVQSLYLLKIKLVENINYLAVIIGRGESTIHRWLQLYKQGGLDSLLEEPPKTGRPKKLNIETVAKIQQELSEPEGFISYQEIQLWLLACQDLEISYSTIHRIVRYELQSKLKLPRPTHEKQAFGVVEAFKQFLPKRIEGIVRDIRDTWLERREIAYWCQDETRIGFRTESGKKITLKGVKPQQTLQWHYDYYYVYGLIEPISGRSFFYEFSHFNSDCMEIFLEKFQQENQEKIHIIQLDNAPIHTAKKLNVPDNVILLFQPPYSPEVNPIERVWQYIKYRLRSLWFINLDDVKEKVANILKSLDLEVVVSLANWKCFTDALSL; this is encoded by the coding sequence ATGTCTGGAGTACCTAAGATAGAAATAATAGAATCAGTAGAAGAACTAAAATTACTGATGAAGCAGCAAAAAACTAGTTTAGGGTATGCCAAAGTACAAAGTCTCTATCTTTTAAAGATTAAATTAGTAGAAAATATCAACTATTTAGCAGTAATAATAGGTCGAGGAGAATCAACTATTCATCGCTGGCTACAATTATACAAGCAGGGAGGATTAGATTCACTTTTAGAAGAACCGCCAAAAACAGGAAGACCTAAAAAACTAAATATCGAAACTGTAGCTAAAATTCAACAAGAGCTATCTGAACCCGAAGGATTTATTAGTTATCAAGAGATACAATTGTGGCTTTTAGCTTGTCAAGATCTAGAAATAAGTTATTCTACAATACATAGAATCGTCAGATACGAATTGCAGAGCAAGTTAAAACTACCACGTCCGACTCATGAGAAACAAGCTTTTGGAGTCGTCGAAGCATTTAAACAGTTTTTACCTAAAAGAATTGAAGGGATAGTTAGAGATATTAGAGATACATGGCTTGAGCGACGAGAAATAGCCTATTGGTGTCAAGACGAAACGAGAATCGGTTTTAGAACTGAATCGGGTAAGAAAATTACTTTGAAGGGAGTAAAACCGCAGCAAACTCTTCAATGGCATTACGACTATTATTATGTTTATGGACTAATTGAGCCAATTAGCGGCAGAAGTTTTTTCTACGAGTTTTCTCATTTTAATTCAGATTGCATGGAAATATTTCTAGAAAAGTTTCAACAAGAAAATCAAGAGAAGATACATATTATTCAATTGGACAATGCACCGATTCATACAGCCAAAAAATTAAACGTACCAGATAATGTTATTTTATTATTTCAGCCTCCCTATTCTCCAGAGGTAAATCCAATTGAAAGAGTGTGGCAATATATTAAATATCGTTTGCGATCGCTCTGGTTTATTAATCTAGATGATGTTAAGGAAAAAGTGGCTAACATCTTGAAGTCTTTAGACCTAGAAGTGGTTGTTTCTTTAGCTAACTGGAAATGTTTTACTGATGCCTTATCTCTCTAG
- a CDS encoding HAMP domain-containing histidine kinase, whose amino-acid sequence MRQNKLFNNTRTSLALWYAGVMGLILSLLGMGVYKAISHAHWVALDNELESVAGTLHDSLELKLKQPGQIEPIIKELLPNLCIVGTSCITDRFNSQRHILSAVDRGNYYARLYDTSGRLIAIAGDYPEGLPQSLNTESWQTLSDRTNNIYHQISLSLHTQIREDWGYFQVGRSLKDFEDYLDQVKLVLLLGLPTSLILVAIASWWLAGLAMQPIYRSYQQIEQFTADAAHELRTPLAATQATVESALLVDLDPQETKDILTTIERENKRLIQLVGDLLMLARMDRKAIPLRRQLFCLNDLVSDLVEELEPLAIANQITLTNEFRVKKSLNVSGDCDQLYRLVYNLIVNAIQHTPSDGRVTVILERDASDALIKVKDTGIGIAPEHQKKIFDRFYRIQSDRSRNTGGSGLGLALAQSIARAHSFELSVRSELGQGSTFIFQLPLAVACNFQK is encoded by the coding sequence ATGAGACAAAATAAGCTGTTTAATAATACTCGTACTTCTCTAGCTCTCTGGTATGCAGGAGTAATGGGATTGATTTTGAGTCTGCTGGGAATGGGAGTTTACAAAGCTATCTCTCACGCTCATTGGGTAGCCCTCGACAACGAATTAGAATCTGTAGCGGGAACTCTGCACGATAGTCTGGAGCTAAAATTGAAGCAGCCAGGACAAATCGAACCAATTATCAAAGAACTTTTACCCAATCTTTGTATAGTGGGAACTAGTTGTATAACCGATCGTTTTAACTCGCAACGTCATATTCTTTCTGCTGTTGATCGAGGTAATTACTATGCTCGCTTGTACGATACGTCAGGACGCTTAATCGCTATTGCTGGAGATTATCCAGAAGGTTTGCCCCAATCGTTAAACACAGAATCCTGGCAAACTCTTAGCGATCGCACCAATAATATTTATCACCAAATTTCTCTCTCGCTACATACTCAAATAAGAGAAGATTGGGGATATTTTCAAGTTGGACGCAGCTTGAAAGATTTTGAAGATTATCTCGATCAAGTAAAATTAGTTCTGCTATTAGGATTACCAACTTCATTAATTCTCGTAGCTATTGCTAGCTGGTGGCTAGCTGGTTTAGCAATGCAACCAATTTACCGCTCTTATCAACAGATTGAACAGTTTACAGCAGATGCTGCACATGAACTGAGAACCCCTTTAGCCGCCACGCAAGCAACGGTAGAATCAGCACTGTTAGTCGATTTAGATCCACAAGAAACTAAAGACATTTTAACTACGATCGAGCGAGAAAATAAAAGATTGATTCAACTGGTTGGAGATCTGCTAATGTTAGCTCGGATGGACAGAAAAGCAATTCCTTTACGCCGTCAACTTTTTTGTTTAAACGATTTGGTTAGTGATTTAGTAGAGGAATTAGAACCATTGGCGATCGCTAATCAAATAACGCTGACGAATGAATTTAGGGTGAAAAAATCTTTAAACGTAAGTGGTGACTGCGACCAGTTATATCGCCTAGTTTATAATTTGATCGTCAATGCTATTCAACACACCCCTTCCGATGGTCGAGTTACGGTTATTTTAGAGCGCGATGCCTCTGATGCTCTAATTAAAGTTAAAGATACGGGAATTGGTATTGCCCCAGAACATCAAAAAAAGATTTTCGATCGCTTCTATCGGATACAGAGCGATCGCTCTCGTAACACTGGTGGTTCGGGGTTGGGGTTGGCGCTCGCACAATCCATAGCGCGAGCGCATTCCTTTGAGTTAAGTGTCCGCAGCGAACTGGGTCAAGGCAGTACCTTCATTTTTCAACTTCCTCTAGCTGTAGCGTGTAACTTTCAGAAATAA
- a CDS encoding GNAT family N-acetyltransferase, translating into METSRWDFVPIQKKHKRSEFDCGNDELNQYLSRYARQNDAKGINKAFVATQPDKPLIIDGYYTISSSVIDFLSLPGDVAHAQKLPAYPVPAALIGRLAVDVSCQGEGLGTELLVDALLRIVRASSEIGIYAVRVDAIDENAKRFYLKHEFIPFENSPLSLFLPLKTIKREFKL; encoded by the coding sequence ATGGAGACTAGTCGCTGGGACTTCGTACCAATCCAAAAAAAGCATAAGCGATCTGAATTTGACTGTGGCAACGATGAACTGAATCAATATTTGAGTAGGTATGCGCGACAAAACGATGCTAAGGGAATTAACAAAGCTTTTGTTGCTACTCAACCAGATAAGCCTCTTATAATTGATGGCTACTATACTATAAGCTCTAGCGTCATAGATTTCTTATCATTACCTGGAGATGTAGCCCACGCTCAAAAGTTGCCAGCCTATCCAGTCCCAGCAGCATTAATAGGCAGACTAGCTGTAGATGTTTCCTGTCAGGGAGAGGGATTGGGAACTGAGTTATTGGTCGATGCTTTGCTTCGGATAGTTAGAGCCTCATCAGAAATCGGGATTTATGCTGTCAGGGTAGATGCGATCGATGAGAACGCAAAGCGATTCTATCTCAAGCATGAATTCATCCCTTTTGAAAATAGTCCCCTATCCCTGTTTCTACCATTGAAAACTATTAAACGAGAATTTAAGTTGTGA
- a CDS encoding response regulator transcription factor has protein sequence MRILLVEDEPNLGAAIERTLKHHKYIVDWVKNGNDAWSYLESNWTQYTLAIFDWLVPGLSGIELLKKLRAKNNPLPVLMLTARDRMEDKVTGLDAGADDYLIKPFGMAELLARLRALQRRSPQIQPQHLELGKLSLDYGSQTVYHLTPKGDKEKVLLTNKEFQLLEYFMKRPNQIVTSDQIRNQLWSMDAESFSNVVAAQVRLLRRKLEAVSCSNLIETLRGLGYRFNLDK, from the coding sequence ATGAGAATTTTACTAGTTGAAGACGAACCAAACTTAGGTGCTGCCATCGAACGCACTTTAAAACATCATAAATACATAGTCGATTGGGTAAAAAATGGTAATGACGCTTGGAGTTACCTAGAAAGTAATTGGACGCAATACACCTTAGCGATTTTCGATTGGTTGGTGCCAGGTTTGTCGGGAATCGAACTGCTTAAAAAGTTGCGTGCTAAAAATAATCCCTTACCAGTCTTAATGCTCACCGCTAGAGATCGCATGGAGGATAAGGTGACTGGATTAGATGCGGGTGCAGACGATTATCTAATCAAACCTTTTGGTATGGCAGAATTATTGGCACGTTTGCGAGCATTACAGAGGCGATCGCCCCAAATTCAGCCTCAACACTTAGAATTAGGAAAATTGAGCCTAGATTATGGCAGCCAGACTGTTTATCATTTGACACCAAAAGGCGATAAAGAAAAGGTTTTGTTAACCAATAAGGAGTTTCAATTACTAGAGTATTTCATGAAACGTCCGAATCAAATTGTCACTAGCGACCAGATTCGTAATCAACTGTGGTCAATGGATGCAGAATCTTTTAGCAATGTTGTAGCCGCTCAAGTGCGCTTACTTAGACGTAAGTTAGAAGCAGTCTCTTGCTCCAATTTAATTGAAACTTTACGCGGTTTGGGATACAGGTTTAACCTAGACAAATGA
- a CDS encoding four-helix bundle copper-binding protein has protein sequence MTATHQSQLETCIQACFDCLRACENCATACLDSDMVQMMAQCIKLCRDCADTCDICARFMSRNSDLHAQLCGVCAEACTRCAAECEKHDHEHCKRCATSCRRCAESCRQMAAAMA, from the coding sequence ATGACAGCAACTCATCAATCCCAACTTGAAACTTGTATTCAAGCTTGTTTTGATTGCCTGCGCGCTTGTGAAAATTGTGCCACTGCCTGTTTAGACAGCGATATGGTACAAATGATGGCTCAATGTATCAAACTGTGTCGGGACTGTGCTGATACTTGCGACATCTGCGCTCGCTTTATGTCTCGTAATTCCGACCTTCACGCCCAATTGTGCGGAGTTTGTGCAGAAGCTTGCACGCGCTGTGCTGCTGAATGTGAGAAACACGACCACGAACACTGTAAACGTTGTGCTACATCTTGCCGTCGTTGTGCCGAGTCTTGCCGACAAATGGCAGCAGCAATGGCATAA
- a CDS encoding DUF1778 domain-containing protein, translating to MSETPIAKDSRIDLRVTGEQKALLEQAASIKGVSLSAYTLLHLLPLAQQDIKNQEKLTLSNRDRDLFLSALENPPKLKGKLKSAIANYKEKYGD from the coding sequence ATGAGTGAAACACCAATAGCCAAGGATAGCCGTATCGATCTAAGAGTTACAGGAGAACAAAAAGCACTGCTAGAACAGGCCGCTTCAATTAAAGGAGTTTCATTAAGTGCCTATACTCTTCTTCATTTGTTACCTCTTGCCCAACAAGATATTAAAAATCAAGAGAAATTGACGCTTTCTAATCGCGATCGCGACTTATTTCTTTCTGCTTTGGAAAACCCACCAAAACTAAAAGGAAAGTTGAAGTCAGCTATAGCTAATTACAAAGAGAAGTATGGAGACTAG